Proteins encoded within one genomic window of Phototrophicus methaneseepsis:
- a CDS encoding ABC transporter ATP-binding protein, whose protein sequence is MAAEFVVDKSFTSDRRSAVRFITYHVMRHKWVAAALIMGAFVNAALASTVPYFIGQAFDEIQQPDDGTRQAIIVLCLFIIGAQAARAVMQFIRNYSAELFSQRIERDVRDELYASLLGKSMEFHDFQPVGEIMARVTNDVHEMNFMMNPGFNMLVGSSMFLIAPIIAAPLIYPALIIVPLTFVILHLTVQIFFVRSLHPLAEKVRASFGRMNARLAEALDGLQVIKGTAQESAEVGRFNELTDTVRDYYIDQGRVEARYLSFLLLGLAFVAAFAHAGYLYQQGLIDTGDVVAFIGQIYLFGFPVFSSLFSLSRIASGYASAGRILDIINQETDLGSNPAGYSEDVKGAITFESVDFGYIEGTQVLHDISFSIEPGQTVAIVGQTGAGKTTIAKLINRTYDVDSGRVLVDGVDVRDWSLAALRSQVSVIEQDIFLFSRTIAENIAFGQDEWSQEEIEASAKKAQAHDFILTFPEGYETKIGQRGVTLSGGQRQRLALARAFQSDPPILVLDDSTSAIDSATEDRIQKAIWSAAEGRTTILITHRLSQIRWADHIVVLRKGRIVAQGKHEDLLANSVDYQRIFARYDEPSSTDDATPMNDMDALSGDADQTKTNTE, encoded by the coding sequence ATGGCAGCAGAGTTTGTTGTTGATAAATCTTTTACAAGTGACCGCCGCTCGGCAGTGCGTTTTATTACGTATCACGTGATGCGGCATAAATGGGTTGCTGCGGCGCTCATCATGGGGGCCTTTGTCAATGCAGCCCTCGCTTCTACAGTGCCGTACTTTATCGGGCAGGCATTTGATGAAATTCAGCAGCCTGATGATGGGACGCGACAAGCGATCATTGTGCTTTGTCTATTTATTATAGGTGCCCAGGCAGCACGTGCTGTTATGCAGTTCATCCGCAATTATTCTGCGGAACTGTTCTCTCAGCGTATTGAACGGGATGTCCGTGATGAGCTGTACGCTAGCTTGCTCGGTAAAAGCATGGAGTTCCATGATTTCCAGCCTGTTGGCGAAATTATGGCCCGTGTGACCAATGATGTGCACGAGATGAACTTCATGATGAATCCCGGCTTTAATATGCTCGTTGGGTCCAGCATGTTTCTCATTGCGCCGATTATCGCAGCGCCTCTTATCTATCCGGCATTGATCATTGTCCCTCTGACTTTCGTGATATTGCATCTTACAGTGCAAATCTTCTTTGTGCGTTCGCTGCACCCCCTGGCGGAAAAAGTACGTGCTAGCTTTGGCCGCATGAATGCGCGCCTTGCAGAAGCCCTGGATGGTTTGCAGGTTATCAAGGGGACGGCACAGGAAAGCGCGGAAGTGGGGCGCTTCAATGAATTGACAGATACGGTCCGTGATTACTACATTGATCAGGGGCGCGTTGAAGCTCGTTATCTCTCTTTTTTGCTACTGGGATTGGCTTTTGTCGCTGCTTTTGCACACGCAGGTTATCTCTATCAACAGGGCCTGATTGATACAGGTGATGTGGTCGCTTTTATCGGTCAGATTTACCTATTTGGGTTCCCTGTGTTTAGTTCGTTGTTCTCCCTTAGCCGTATTGCTTCTGGTTATGCCAGTGCGGGCCGCATCCTGGATATCATCAATCAGGAAACAGACCTGGGTAGCAATCCTGCGGGTTACTCGGAGGATGTCAAAGGCGCGATCACATTTGAATCTGTGGATTTTGGCTACATCGAAGGCACGCAGGTGCTGCATGACATCTCGTTTTCTATTGAACCTGGGCAAACAGTTGCAATTGTCGGCCAGACGGGTGCAGGCAAAACGACGATTGCTAAACTCATCAACCGCACTTATGACGTTGATAGCGGGCGGGTGCTGGTCGATGGTGTCGATGTGCGTGATTGGAGCCTTGCTGCGCTGCGTTCCCAAGTCAGCGTGATTGAGCAGGATATTTTCTTGTTCAGCCGGACGATTGCTGAGAATATCGCCTTTGGGCAGGATGAATGGTCCCAGGAGGAAATCGAAGCGAGCGCCAAAAAGGCCCAGGCACATGACTTCATCCTGACCTTCCCGGAAGGCTACGAAACCAAGATTGGTCAGCGCGGTGTCACCCTGAGCGGTGGTCAGCGTCAGCGTCTGGCGTTGGCCCGTGCCTTCCAGAGTGACCCGCCCATTCTCGTACTGGACGACAGTACCAGTGCCATTGATAGCGCGACAGAAGACCGCATCCAGAAGGCGATCTGGTCCGCTGCTGAAGGGCGCACGACGATTCTGATCACACATCGCCTGTCACAGATCCGCTGGGCGGATCATATTGTGGTTCTACGCAAGGGGCGTATTGTCGCCCAGGGCAAACACGAAGATTTACTTGCCAATTCAGTTGATTATCAACGTATTTTTGCACGCTATGATGAGCCGTCATCTACAGATGATGCCACACCGATGAACGACATGGACGCACTATCGGGCGATGCAGACCAGACGAAAACGAACACGGAGTAA
- a CDS encoding enoyl-CoA hydratase-related protein, with product MKNLLDNPQTLLIDIQGYVAYITLHRPQAKNAMNYAMIGELFDVFTALKSRPEIRAVVLSGAEGTFCAGGDIKEMRTSPVPASESACNLDAMLQAVNEAPQIVIAKIEGAALGGGLGLVCVSDVAISSETALFGLPEVRLGIAPSFISPYVLARIGLTRSRELMLTGRRFKGAEALNYGLVHQCCPADELDNAVAAVLADIQQCAPGAIAAIKALIFEVADKPPEVTLAYRADLLNALRAGEEAQEGMQSFSQKRPPKWSLKDES from the coding sequence ATGAAGAATCTTCTCGATAATCCACAAACACTGCTCATTGATATCCAGGGCTATGTCGCCTATATCACACTACACCGCCCCCAGGCCAAAAACGCCATGAATTACGCCATGATCGGTGAGTTGTTTGATGTGTTTACAGCCCTTAAAAGCAGGCCGGAAATCCGAGCAGTGGTCCTCAGCGGCGCAGAAGGCACATTTTGCGCCGGGGGTGATATTAAAGAGATGCGCACATCCCCTGTACCAGCCAGCGAAAGCGCCTGTAACCTGGATGCTATGTTGCAAGCTGTTAACGAAGCCCCGCAGATCGTGATTGCAAAAATCGAGGGTGCGGCCCTTGGGGGTGGCCTAGGGTTGGTTTGTGTATCGGATGTCGCAATCAGCAGCGAAACAGCGCTATTTGGCTTGCCGGAAGTCCGGCTAGGGATAGCACCTTCTTTCATCTCGCCTTATGTGCTGGCGCGTATAGGCCTCACCCGCTCGCGCGAGTTGATGTTAACGGGGCGGCGCTTTAAGGGTGCGGAAGCGCTCAATTATGGTCTCGTGCATCAATGCTGCCCAGCCGATGAACTCGACAATGCGGTCGCTGCTGTGCTAGCAGATATTCAACAATGCGCGCCCGGAGCCATCGCCGCAATAAAAGCCCTCATCTTTGAAGTAGCCGATAAGCCCCCAGAGGTGACGCTTGCGTATCGGGCTGATTTACTCAATGCCCTGCGCGCCGGGGAAGAAGCCCAGGAAGGTATGCAATCCTTCTCCCAGAAGCGCCCGCCAAAGTGGTCCCTAAAGGACGAGAGCTGA
- a CDS encoding LLM class flavin-dependent oxidoreductase, with protein sequence MAIPLSILDVSPVTAGTSTTQVLRNSVDLARFADARGYKRFWFAEHHNTPSIASTTPEIMIGQVARETRHLRVGSGGVMLPNHAPLKVAESFKLLEALYPGRIDLGIGRAPGTDGRTALALRRSRDAMNAEDFPQNLADLQHFASGKFPEGHPFQSVAAYPQDVALPPIWLLGSSDFSARLASQVGMGFAFAHHINGELAVPVMNLYRQDFTPSESFPEPHAILAASVITADTDEEAEDLSLSVAFSFYSLYAGLEHGPLKSPEEIKAYPFSPQQESLFQSIAARHIVGSPATVHARLTNLVEQTKADELMVLSMIYDHDARLHSYDLLAKAFQVQPVDDLVASTEN encoded by the coding sequence ATGGCAATCCCATTATCTATTTTAGATGTTTCCCCGGTTACAGCGGGTACCAGTACGACGCAGGTACTGCGTAACTCGGTTGATCTGGCTCGTTTTGCTGATGCGCGTGGTTATAAGCGCTTCTGGTTTGCGGAACATCACAACACTCCCAGTATTGCCAGTACCACACCTGAAATTATGATCGGGCAAGTTGCCCGAGAAACACGTCATTTACGCGTTGGCTCAGGCGGTGTTATGCTGCCGAACCATGCCCCCCTCAAAGTCGCTGAATCCTTTAAACTGTTAGAGGCGTTATACCCTGGCCGGATTGATTTGGGCATTGGGCGCGCCCCAGGTACAGATGGACGTACAGCCTTAGCTTTGCGGCGTTCTCGTGATGCGATGAATGCGGAAGACTTCCCGCAGAATTTGGCCGATTTACAGCATTTTGCGTCTGGTAAGTTCCCTGAAGGCCACCCATTCCAATCTGTCGCAGCCTATCCGCAAGATGTGGCCCTGCCGCCAATCTGGTTGTTAGGGTCGAGTGATTTTAGTGCTCGGTTAGCCTCTCAGGTGGGTATGGGTTTTGCTTTCGCACATCACATCAATGGTGAACTTGCTGTGCCAGTTATGAACCTCTATCGCCAGGATTTTACGCCTTCAGAATCATTCCCGGAGCCTCATGCGATTTTGGCGGCTTCTGTCATTACGGCAGATACAGACGAAGAGGCCGAAGACCTGTCCCTCTCAGTCGCATTTTCGTTTTATAGCTTGTATGCCGGCTTGGAGCATGGCCCGCTAAAGAGCCCTGAAGAAATCAAAGCTTATCCCTTTAGCCCGCAGCAGGAATCTCTGTTCCAGTCCATAGCAGCACGGCACATCGTCGGCAGCCCTGCGACTGTTCATGCGCGTTTGACAAACCTCGTTGAGCAGACGAAAGCGGATGAATTGATGGTGCTGAGTATGATTTACGATCACGATGCGCGCTTGCATTCCTATGATTTGCTGGCGAAGGCATTCCAGGTGCAGCCTGTTGATGATCTGGTCGCTTCTACAGAAAATTAA
- a CDS encoding tetratricopeptide repeat protein yields the protein MVMSQAHELQDQGVQLFQQREYEAASRSFQEALDAYKEAGDENMVAEMKVNIGLVHRELGEAQQALDMMQEALRHFQNTEDQFRVAQVLGNMGGVYMALNDKEQAMTSYREAADIFRDMGEDRLYRDTLLALGSLQVREGKFIAGASLYQLGLEGKTDLNMRQRIMKRLSSIITSFSNQVSAS from the coding sequence ATGGTCATGAGTCAGGCACACGAATTACAGGATCAAGGTGTCCAGCTATTCCAGCAAAGAGAATACGAAGCCGCGAGCCGTAGCTTCCAGGAAGCGTTAGATGCTTATAAAGAAGCTGGCGATGAAAATATGGTTGCTGAAATGAAGGTCAATATTGGCCTTGTGCACCGTGAATTAGGCGAAGCCCAACAAGCCCTGGATATGATGCAAGAGGCCCTGCGGCACTTCCAAAATACAGAAGATCAATTCCGTGTCGCTCAGGTCCTTGGCAATATGGGGGGCGTCTATATGGCCCTTAACGATAAAGAGCAGGCCATGACCTCTTATCGTGAAGCGGCTGACATCTTCCGGGATATGGGGGAAGATCGCCTATATCGGGATACGTTGCTTGCTCTGGGTAGCTTGCAGGTACGAGAAGGTAAGTTCATTGCCGGTGCATCCCTATACCAGCTTGGCCTGGAAGGCAAAACAGACCTCAATATGCGCCAGCGTATTATGAAGCGGCTGAGTAGTATTATCACGAGTTTTAGCAATCAGGTATCTGCTTCCTGA
- a CDS encoding helix-turn-helix domain-containing protein, translating to MSFNDLAARFKQAQKHDASEEKPHNTQESFRLRGKVLGVLIRDARLDSARTIEDCARLLNTAPAMIESWEYGEEVPSLPQLELLAYYLDVPVSHFWSQNALENDRAKTATKQPAYLALRDRMIGAQLHQARMDYGLSLEAVSESSQLDAELIDQYEQGEVSIPMTHLQILANAVNKNVNYFLESVGYVGELLQAREDWQAFMALDEDTRAFVANPRNLAFIKIAMMFRDMPTEQLRKVAEGLLDITM from the coding sequence ATGAGTTTTAATGATTTGGCTGCCCGCTTTAAACAAGCTCAGAAACATGATGCTTCTGAGGAAAAGCCCCATAATACGCAGGAATCCTTCCGTCTACGTGGCAAGGTACTCGGTGTGCTCATTCGTGACGCCCGTTTGGATTCTGCACGTACGATAGAAGATTGTGCGCGTCTGCTGAATACGGCACCTGCTATGATTGAATCCTGGGAATATGGCGAAGAAGTCCCCTCACTGCCACAGTTAGAACTGTTGGCTTATTACCTGGATGTGCCGGTGAGCCATTTTTGGAGCCAGAATGCCCTTGAAAATGACCGCGCCAAAACGGCGACCAAACAGCCCGCTTATCTTGCGTTGCGTGATCGGATGATTGGTGCGCAGCTTCATCAGGCGCGCATGGATTATGGCTTGAGCCTTGAAGCTGTCAGTGAATCTTCCCAGCTTGATGCCGAATTAATTGATCAGTATGAACAGGGTGAGGTGTCAATCCCGATGACGCACCTGCAAATCCTTGCAAATGCTGTCAACAAGAATGTGAACTATTTTCTTGAGTCGGTTGGTTATGTGGGCGAACTGCTGCAAGCCCGTGAAGATTGGCAGGCATTTATGGCGCTAGATGAGGATACGCGCGCTTTCGTAGCCAACCCGAGGAACCTCGCATTCATCAAAATTGCAATGATGTTCCGCGATATGCCGACAGAGCAATTGCGTAAAGTGGCAGAGGGCCTCCTCGATATCACCATGTAA
- a CDS encoding APC family permease codes for MFKSYINPVERAEADSKLKRLMFEGLALGGTGLGVLALIFEIAADAFSVAAYQTLLAIHGANGYHEIAIASFIVLSIFLFFGIVPAYKAGAYLRPNAGGSGPLVEAIGPPRMRWLSWIGTSLFFLDAVLTIIISSISAADVTMLIFPEFAAYRIVLAEIYAFFIMVILVALGPKRAVPLFLLGGGAFTIFTIFALSIVSAAALGNPEWAFLTNGIVNRLEGAGVVEHVVRAQQDLSALGPTVVFQLFFRSMSSAMLGFSGYEVIPASGKHAAKPKWKVINTALTLAAVFLIGTGVFQLLAAQRWNIPSTEGYSTLLIEYEIVAAQTFGTGLDPEDIVVTDQDRSAATNRVANMSAEMAQSTLERAEDHVADDLEGLSEEELIDEIAYDIAFARALSNASGSTGTGFLTVAGVLLAIILLLAQGGGYVGGAAVAANAARLGRLPSFFNDDRIGIAVIWGIAAVLIPIIREVVIVESYYAFGFVSAFIITSTTVFFVREEVMIERGIEPGSAEARSLKFAGLRGMIASYFMGIVLITQKTDALLLIVVAGAVLTLLQLFIANGGLRREPLKRSMPPVRSGVLRPHYASGVQRAYDEARQRGIANAISEMIEAGELVKFNVEPERLIRLVSYTYAIPPSLFHHHDHDHDHDHVEEPSIDLEEIYQHAYDQRDEVLSTIEHYSHYGIFTFIDKYHKNWVNLDTGRHEATVQQAMLDVLFPKTDHDQIWEEYQTYRWEKIPEAVWQFCRERYRWAKDQWPNLSDRITTIWVLQDFGLVPPDIDIDMMVTVGDDHKDVRTIHIHSHAPDEEDDPETPSSPDVPDNGNDENTPL; via the coding sequence ATGTTCAAAAGCTATATCAATCCCGTCGAGCGGGCTGAGGCTGACAGCAAACTCAAACGTTTGATGTTTGAAGGCCTGGCATTGGGGGGCACTGGGTTAGGCGTATTAGCGCTGATCTTTGAGATCGCTGCTGACGCCTTCAGTGTAGCTGCTTATCAAACGTTGTTAGCAATCCATGGGGCAAATGGCTATCATGAGATTGCGATAGCCTCCTTTATCGTTTTATCGATTTTCCTGTTTTTTGGCATTGTGCCTGCTTATAAGGCTGGGGCTTATTTGCGGCCTAACGCCGGCGGTAGTGGCCCCCTTGTGGAGGCGATTGGTCCGCCGCGTATGCGCTGGCTGTCCTGGATCGGGACGAGCCTTTTCTTTCTCGATGCTGTGCTGACAATCATCATTAGCTCGATTTCAGCGGCTGATGTCACGATGCTCATCTTCCCGGAATTTGCGGCTTACCGCATTGTCCTTGCGGAAATCTATGCGTTTTTCATCATGGTGATCCTTGTGGCGCTTGGGCCTAAGCGTGCTGTGCCCTTGTTCCTCCTCGGTGGTGGTGCCTTCACCATCTTTACGATTTTCGCGCTCAGCATCGTAAGTGCTGCTGCGCTTGGCAACCCGGAATGGGCCTTTTTGACGAATGGGATTGTCAACCGTCTGGAAGGCGCAGGCGTCGTTGAGCATGTTGTGCGCGCTCAACAGGACCTGAGCGCGCTGGGGCCGACAGTTGTCTTCCAGCTATTTTTCCGCAGTATGAGTAGTGCGATGCTGGGCTTCTCTGGCTATGAAGTGATCCCTGCCAGTGGTAAGCATGCTGCTAAGCCGAAGTGGAAAGTGATCAACACGGCACTGACGCTTGCGGCTGTCTTCTTAATCGGGACGGGTGTCTTCCAGTTGTTAGCGGCACAGCGTTGGAACATTCCTTCGACAGAAGGATATAGCACGCTGCTGATTGAATATGAAATTGTGGCGGCGCAGACCTTTGGTACCGGGCTTGACCCTGAAGATATTGTGGTTACGGATCAAGATCGGTCTGCTGCGACAAACCGCGTGGCGAATATGTCCGCAGAGATGGCCCAGAGTACGCTAGAGCGTGCTGAGGATCACGTTGCGGATGATTTGGAGGGCCTATCAGAAGAAGAACTCATTGATGAGATCGCTTACGATATTGCCTTTGCACGTGCCCTGAGCAATGCATCTGGTTCAACAGGAACAGGCTTCTTGACAGTTGCTGGCGTTTTGTTGGCGATTATTTTGTTACTTGCACAGGGTGGTGGCTATGTCGGCGGTGCTGCCGTCGCGGCCAATGCGGCAAGGTTAGGTCGCCTGCCGAGCTTCTTCAATGATGACCGTATTGGTATCGCTGTGATCTGGGGGATTGCTGCTGTCCTGATTCCCATCATCAGGGAAGTGGTCATTGTAGAATCTTACTACGCGTTCGGTTTCGTCAGTGCGTTTATCATCACGAGCACGACCGTGTTCTTCGTCCGTGAAGAAGTGATGATTGAGCGTGGCATTGAACCCGGCTCTGCAGAAGCGCGCTCGCTGAAGTTTGCCGGATTACGCGGCATGATCGCCAGCTATTTCATGGGGATTGTGCTCATCACTCAGAAGACCGACGCGCTGTTGCTCATCGTCGTTGCAGGCGCTGTGCTGACGCTGTTGCAGCTTTTCATTGCGAATGGTGGTTTGCGCAGAGAACCCCTCAAACGGAGTATGCCGCCTGTCAGATCCGGCGTTTTACGGCCTCATTATGCCAGCGGTGTTCAGCGTGCTTACGATGAAGCCCGCCAGCGAGGCATTGCCAATGCAATCAGCGAGATGATTGAAGCCGGGGAACTGGTTAAATTCAATGTTGAGCCAGAGCGACTCATTCGCCTTGTGAGCTATACTTATGCTATCCCGCCGTCACTATTTCATCATCATGACCACGATCATGACCATGACCATGTTGAAGAACCCAGTATTGATCTGGAAGAGATTTATCAGCATGCCTATGATCAGCGAGATGAGGTCCTCAGCACGATTGAGCACTATTCCCACTACGGTATTTTCACATTCATTGATAAATACCATAAAAATTGGGTCAATTTGGACACAGGTCGTCACGAAGCCACTGTGCAACAAGCCATGCTCGATGTTCTGTTCCCCAAGACAGACCATGACCAAATCTGGGAAGAATACCAAACCTATCGCTGGGAGAAGATCCCGGAGGCAGTCTGGCAGTTCTGCCGAGAGCGCTATCGTTGGGCGAAAGACCAGTGGCCGAACCTCAGTGATCGCATTACGACAATCTGGGTGTTACAGGACTTTGGCCTTGTACCGCCGGATATTGATATTGATATGATGGTGACCGTTGGCGATGATCATAAGGATGTTCGTACGATACATATTCACTCTCATGCGCCTGATGAGGAAGATGACCCGGAGACACCGTCGTCGCCTGATGTGCCTGATAATGGCAACGACGAGAACACTCCCTTATAG
- a CDS encoding FmdB family zinc ribbon protein, translated as MPTYAYRCLECGTEFEATHSINDEPPECPYCESEDVERRITQAPTIAQGMLTHAGDGRKATKEELQAKWQEETPKLRKQLRDKLGEDAVKDLPSLNFGSDDD; from the coding sequence ATGCCTACTTATGCCTATCGCTGTCTCGAATGTGGTACAGAGTTCGAAGCCACACATTCTATTAATGATGAGCCGCCGGAATGCCCATATTGCGAATCGGAAGATGTCGAACGCCGGATTACGCAAGCACCCACAATTGCGCAGGGCATGCTCACCCATGCGGGCGATGGTCGTAAAGCCACAAAAGAAGAACTTCAGGCCAAATGGCAGGAAGAAACGCCGAAGCTGCGTAAACAACTACGCGATAAACTTGGCGAAGATGCTGTAAAAGATTTACCCAGCCTCAACTTTGGGAGCGACGATGACTGA
- a CDS encoding ATP-binding protein, whose protein sequence is MPDQSPESNKDRSTSKGTSETIRGEYVGQSNTALSSADSAIFHLVAALSSRLGNIKEIDTFVSTFARCVYETFHCKQVILLTALHPENAALEHAVTLPPPEDPEKAQALEMLFVSNFNLETDLPLSPLANRALLYVESIELQDTRLDELAYILPDTQFALVPLKVTTSEELIGLLILEQANEQNEPDNLSDKDKYQLDAHLLQMLSTVVSPLLNHTLQHNRTVDRFASSMHEMNILQQIDAELNDTIALDRVFQLIMDWALRFTNASAASIALYDHEADTLTLMLHYGYQIENLQAGQVIQETAGGITLRVARTAQLEMVPDVLLDKDYMSFAPNTRTQLSVPIFREEQVIAVLTLESNKVNGFDESHINFVEKLSNRAGVAVDNARLFTETNRERQKLSMILGGIVDSVVVVDIDQRIVLINQSAIRALGLLIERELIGQKVSDILSHSGFLRLYHTALERNEQVKQELELPNGRIYHAVVDEHPSIGHIIVMQDVTHYKETEQLKNELVATVSHDLKQPLSVMRGYLDLLQMANTFDESSQRYVNQLFTAFHHMRHLIDDILDLARIEAGIELEMAPVELNTILIQAVVSNRPTAENKSIELITDLPHLPPIQADEGRIRQIFNNLISNAVKYTPPEGWVKVYAEIKAGQIRIFIQDNGLGISPEDQAHIFERFYRVRRPETDSIEGTGLGLAIVRSLVEAHKGEITVTSRLGEGSTFRVILPM, encoded by the coding sequence ATGCCTGATCAATCTCCAGAATCTAATAAGGACCGATCAACAAGCAAAGGAACAAGCGAGACAATCCGTGGTGAATACGTCGGGCAAAGTAACACGGCCCTTTCATCAGCGGATAGCGCTATCTTCCACCTAGTTGCAGCTCTGAGTTCTCGCCTGGGTAACATCAAAGAAATTGATACCTTTGTGTCAACATTTGCACGCTGCGTTTATGAGACGTTCCATTGCAAGCAGGTCATTTTACTGACGGCTCTCCACCCAGAGAACGCCGCCCTGGAACACGCGGTCACATTGCCACCGCCAGAAGACCCAGAAAAAGCTCAAGCCTTGGAGATGCTCTTCGTCAGCAATTTTAACCTGGAGACTGACCTACCATTATCACCCCTGGCAAATAGAGCGCTTTTGTACGTCGAGAGTATCGAGTTACAGGATACACGGCTTGACGAACTGGCCTATATCTTACCGGATACACAATTTGCCCTTGTTCCGCTCAAGGTGACAACTTCAGAAGAACTCATCGGGCTGCTGATTCTTGAACAAGCAAATGAGCAAAACGAACCTGATAACCTATCTGATAAAGATAAGTATCAACTAGATGCGCATCTCCTGCAAATGCTCAGCACGGTCGTATCCCCATTATTAAATCATACGCTGCAACATAACCGCACAGTCGACCGCTTCGCCAGCAGCATGCACGAGATGAATATCCTCCAGCAGATCGACGCTGAGTTAAACGACACAATCGCTCTGGATCGTGTCTTTCAGCTCATCATGGACTGGGCGTTACGTTTTACGAATGCCAGTGCAGCGTCGATTGCGCTCTATGACCATGAGGCGGATACGCTCACGCTGATGCTGCATTATGGTTATCAAATTGAAAACCTGCAAGCTGGCCAGGTGATCCAAGAGACGGCTGGTGGCATCACACTCAGGGTTGCACGTACCGCACAACTAGAGATGGTCCCGGACGTCCTGCTCGATAAGGACTACATGTCTTTTGCACCAAACACACGCACACAGCTCTCCGTACCGATCTTCAGAGAAGAACAGGTGATTGCTGTGCTGACCCTTGAGAGTAACAAGGTCAACGGTTTCGATGAATCTCACATCAACTTTGTGGAAAAACTCTCAAATCGGGCCGGGGTCGCCGTCGATAATGCACGACTCTTCACAGAGACGAACCGTGAGCGGCAAAAACTCTCTATGATCCTGGGTGGCATCGTCGACAGCGTGGTGGTGGTCGATATTGATCAGCGAATCGTCCTAATTAACCAATCGGCAATACGAGCCCTTGGTTTGCTCATAGAGCGAGAATTAATCGGCCAAAAAGTTTCCGATATTCTCAGCCATTCTGGTTTTCTGCGCTTGTACCATACGGCCCTAGAGCGTAATGAGCAGGTCAAGCAAGAGCTTGAGTTGCCAAATGGCCGCATCTACCACGCCGTCGTAGACGAGCATCCGAGCATCGGCCATATTATCGTGATGCAAGATGTGACGCACTATAAAGAAACTGAGCAGCTCAAAAACGAACTCGTCGCTACGGTCTCTCATGACCTCAAGCAACCACTCAGCGTCATGCGTGGTTACCTGGACTTACTCCAAATGGCAAACACCTTCGACGAGAGCTCTCAGCGATATGTGAATCAACTCTTTACAGCGTTTCATCATATGCGCCATCTCATTGATGACATTCTCGACCTGGCCCGTATAGAGGCGGGCATCGAATTAGAGATGGCACCTGTGGAACTCAACACCATTTTGATACAGGCTGTTGTCTCGAACCGCCCCACTGCTGAAAATAAGAGCATCGAACTGATCACTGATTTACCCCATCTCCCGCCCATACAAGCTGATGAAGGGCGCATCCGCCAGATCTTCAATAATCTGATTAGCAACGCTGTGAAGTACACGCCACCCGAAGGCTGGGTCAAAGTCTATGCGGAGATCAAAGCGGGTCAGATTCGTATCTTCATACAAGATAATGGGCTTGGGATTAGCCCTGAAGACCAGGCACATATCTTCGAGCGCTTCTATCGCGTTAGACGACCGGAAACCGACAGCATCGAGGGAACAGGACTGGGTTTAGCTATTGTCCGGTCCCTGGTAGAAGCACATAAAGGTGAAATCACCGTAACCAGCCGCCTCGGCGAAGGCTCCACATTCCGCGTGATACTGCCTATGTAA
- a CDS encoding class I SAM-dependent methyltransferase — translation MTESVNFDRASDFYDATRAFPDSVIEKIGPFLSECADFKGDEVVLEVGIGTGRIALPLAPHVSHIYGADISAGMLKKLLQKRGDAAVYPAMSDAHDLPYPSHSFDACVVTHVFHLVANPQRVLAEIGRTLKSDGLLLHTFTKHSKDPDMEVINEAWRSHSVPTERPVSWANVTDMFPQEGWEKVGEYKLNYEYETCPQEYLDRVAKRQWSSTWHMSDDELAAGVAAINAAIDTHFGGDANYKVTTNEAYQVHVYKPPRP, via the coding sequence ATGACTGAATCGGTTAACTTTGATCGTGCCAGCGACTTTTATGACGCGACACGGGCTTTCCCAGATTCTGTTATTGAGAAAATTGGGCCTTTTCTATCGGAATGTGCCGATTTTAAAGGCGATGAGGTTGTGCTGGAGGTGGGCATCGGCACAGGGCGTATTGCCCTGCCGTTAGCACCCCACGTCAGCCACATTTATGGCGCGGATATCAGCGCAGGCATGCTGAAGAAGTTGCTGCAAAAAAGAGGTGACGCTGCTGTATATCCGGCCATGAGCGATGCCCATGACCTACCCTACCCCTCACACAGCTTTGACGCCTGCGTCGTCACGCATGTCTTCCACCTGGTGGCGAACCCACAGCGCGTCCTGGCGGAAATTGGCCGCACCCTAAAATCAGACGGTCTCCTGCTGCACACCTTCACAAAGCACTCTAAAGACCCGGATATGGAAGTCATCAATGAAGCATGGCGCAGCCACAGCGTCCCGACAGAGCGCCCCGTTAGCTGGGCGAATGTGACGGACATGTTCCCACAAGAAGGCTGGGAAAAAGTCGGTGAATATAAGCTGAACTATGAATATGAAACCTGCCCGCAGGAATATCTGGATAGGGTCGCCAAAAGACAGTGGTCTTCAACATGGCATATGAGTGATGACGAACTGGCGGCAGGTGTTGCGGCGATCAATGCAGCGATTGATACGCACTTCGGCGGTGATGCCAATTATAAAGTGACGACAAACGAGGCTTACCAGGTCCACGTCTATAAGCCACCACGTCCATAA